A single region of the Anaerostipes rhamnosivorans genome encodes:
- a CDS encoding cysteine-rich small domain-containing protein, with protein MAKKSKNYQFFSHRDCEFFPCHETDDPDNFNCLFCYCPLYMLGKDCGGNFRYQNGIKDCSHCMVPHKRDNYDDIIGKFSEITAAMKKGGSQ; from the coding sequence ATGGCTAAAAAATCAAAGAACTATCAGTTTTTTAGCCATAGGGATTGTGAGTTTTTCCCTTGTCACGAAACGGACGACCCTGACAATTTTAACTGTCTGTTTTGTTATTGCCCGCTTTATATGCTTGGAAAAGACTGTGGCGGCAATTTTAGATATCAAAACGGTATAAAAGACTGCAGCCATTGCATGGTGCCTCACAAAAGAGACAATTATGACGATATCATCGGAAAGTTTTCCGAAATAACTGCCGCCATGAAGAAAGGCGGATCTCAGTGA
- the cobA gene encoding uroporphyrinogen-III C-methyltransferase, with amino-acid sequence MKTGKVWLAGAGPGAVGLLTIKAAEVLKTADVIVYDSLVGPEVLSSLPRQAKYIYVGKRAGCHTMTQEEINQILLSEAKKGNYVVRLKGGDPFMFGRGGEELELLRQHNIPFEVIPGITSPVAVPEYNGIPVTHRDISSSLHIITGHKKAGAEYDIDFEALVRTKGTLVFLMGISSLPDIIKSLTKAGMNSEMPAAVLSKGTTAGQKRVLSTLSGLEDAVRRSRIETPAVIVVGEVCKLSEEFAWYEDLPLAGCRILLTRPRDLISRTAAMFREKGAEVLEMPSILIKPKEDQSMLSSALDKISSYDWIVFTSPGGVRIFFEELRKQKRDIRILGGCKIAAIGAGTNRALEERGLFCDLMPEIYDGVSLGRALFDVLSGGEHILIPRAALGNQELIRILEGKPDIRVDDVAVYETCHERWQLVPVKEMIENGEISWAVFTSASTVRGFAKALPDTGIKGLKAACIGEQTAKAARSLGMDVYVADKADIESLVRLVIKQQKGGRHG; translated from the coding sequence ATGAAGACAGGAAAAGTATGGCTTGCCGGTGCAGGACCGGGAGCAGTTGGTTTGTTGACTATAAAGGCAGCGGAAGTATTAAAAACAGCGGACGTGATCGTCTATGACAGCCTGGTGGGCCCCGAAGTATTGTCATCGCTTCCCAGACAGGCAAAATATATTTATGTAGGGAAACGTGCTGGATGCCATACAATGACACAGGAAGAAATCAATCAGATACTGCTTTCTGAGGCGAAAAAAGGAAATTATGTGGTTCGGTTGAAAGGGGGAGATCCCTTTATGTTTGGCAGGGGAGGAGAGGAATTGGAACTGCTGAGACAGCATAACATTCCGTTTGAGGTCATTCCAGGGATCACATCTCCCGTTGCGGTGCCGGAATACAATGGAATCCCGGTAACCCACCGGGACATAAGCTCTTCCTTACATATCATTACGGGGCATAAAAAGGCCGGCGCCGAATATGATATTGATTTTGAAGCGCTCGTGAGGACAAAAGGAACCCTGGTATTTCTAATGGGAATCTCATCCCTTCCGGATATTATAAAGTCCCTCACAAAAGCTGGGATGAATTCTGAGATGCCGGCAGCAGTGCTCTCAAAGGGAACGACAGCAGGGCAGAAAAGAGTTTTGTCAACTCTTTCTGGATTGGAGGATGCCGTGCGCCGAAGCAGGATCGAAACCCCTGCGGTCATTGTAGTGGGAGAGGTCTGTAAGCTTTCAGAAGAGTTTGCCTGGTATGAGGACCTTCCCCTGGCAGGGTGCCGTATTCTTTTGACCCGTCCAAGGGATCTCATTTCAAGGACTGCGGCCATGTTTCGGGAAAAGGGGGCGGAAGTACTTGAAATGCCCTCAATATTGATTAAGCCAAAAGAAGATCAAAGCATGCTCTCTTCAGCACTGGACAAAATAAGCTCTTATGATTGGATCGTTTTTACAAGCCCAGGTGGAGTCAGGATTTTCTTTGAAGAATTGAGAAAACAAAAGAGAGATATCCGTATTCTTGGCGGCTGTAAGATTGCTGCCATCGGAGCGGGGACAAATCGTGCGTTAGAAGAAAGAGGACTATTTTGTGACTTGATGCCGGAGATCTACGACGGAGTTTCCCTAGGCAGGGCGCTTTTTGACGTTCTGTCCGGAGGGGAACATATCCTGATCCCGCGCGCGGCTTTAGGAAACCAGGAACTGATCCGGATTCTTGAGGGCAAACCGGATATCAGAGTGGATGATGTGGCGGTTTATGAGACCTGCCATGAAAGATGGCAGTTGGTTCCTGTAAAAGAAATGATCGAGAACGGAGAGATCAGCTGGGCTGTCTTTACCAGTGCCTCTACTGTGCGCGGCTTTGCCAAAGCTCTGCCGGACACCGGTATCAAAGGCTTGAAAGCGGCCTGTATCGGGGAGCAGACAGCCAAAGCGGCAAGATCTCTTGGTATGGATGTGTATGTAGCTGACAAGGCAGACATCGAAAGTCTGGTCCGCCTTGTGATCAAGCAGCAGAAGGGAGGGAGACATGGCTAA
- a CDS encoding energy-coupling factor ABC transporter permease encodes MKNSQKILVTAALAAAVIFGFGPTANAMHIMEGYLPPKFCIAWGALSLPFLAAGFLSIKKTVRKDRRLMTILAMSGAFIFVISSLKIPSVTGSCSHMTGTGLGAILFGPAAVSILGIIVLIFQAVLLAHGGLTTLGANTFSMAIAGPFLSFGIYKLCKKFGLNRRVSVFFAAMLGDIFTYCITSIQLALAYPSEQGGFMASALKFLGVFAPTQLPLAIVEGILTVVIIIALESYARPELKLLNFIKEGQAYEK; translated from the coding sequence ATGAAAAACTCACAAAAGATCCTTGTAACCGCTGCATTGGCGGCAGCTGTTATCTTCGGCTTCGGCCCCACAGCAAACGCCATGCACATCATGGAGGGATACCTTCCTCCCAAATTCTGTATTGCCTGGGGAGCATTAAGCCTGCCGTTTTTAGCCGCAGGATTTCTCTCCATCAAGAAAACGGTCCGTAAAGACCGGCGGCTGATGACCATATTGGCTATGTCAGGGGCATTCATCTTCGTCATTTCTTCGTTAAAGATTCCTTCCGTCACAGGCAGTTGTTCCCATATGACCGGTACCGGTCTTGGAGCCATTTTATTCGGGCCTGCCGCTGTCAGCATCTTGGGTATCATCGTACTGATCTTCCAGGCAGTTCTTCTGGCCCACGGCGGATTGACGACCCTTGGCGCCAATACCTTTTCCATGGCCATCGCAGGCCCGTTCTTATCCTTCGGCATCTATAAGCTCTGTAAAAAATTCGGACTGAACCGACGGGTCAGTGTCTTTTTCGCCGCTATGCTGGGAGATATTTTTACATACTGCATAACGAGTATTCAGCTGGCTTTGGCATATCCGTCAGAACAGGGCGGATTTATGGCTTCTGCGCTGAAATTTCTCGGGGTATTTGCTCCGACTCAGCTCCCCCTTGCCATTGTGGAAGGGATTCTGACTGTCGTGATCATCATTGCGCTGGAATCCTACGCACGCCCCGAGCTTAAACTCCTCAACTTCATCAAGGAGGGACAAGCATATGAAAAGTGA
- a CDS encoding energy-coupling factor ABC transporter substrate-binding protein, with translation MKSDKKKVILLLALAAFIAVVPLFALKGAEFGGSDDAGSVMISKIEGKEYQPWFTPVLETFIDGELPGEVESLLFCVQTGIGVGIIAYNLGRLRERKRLLSGTGAAENAD, from the coding sequence ATGAAAAGTGATAAGAAAAAAGTCATCCTCCTGCTTGCGCTGGCTGCGTTCATCGCCGTGGTCCCTCTGTTTGCCTTAAAGGGAGCTGAATTCGGCGGCTCTGACGATGCCGGAAGTGTCATGATATCAAAGATCGAAGGGAAAGAATATCAGCCTTGGTTCACTCCTGTACTGGAAACCTTTATCGACGGTGAACTTCCAGGCGAAGTGGAAAGCCTCCTGTTCTGTGTACAGACTGGGATCGGGGTTGGGATCATCGCCTATAACTTGGGACGTTTAAGGGAACGCAAACGCCTTCTCTCCGGAACTGGGGCAGCAGAAAAT